Genomic DNA from Streptomyces venezuelae:
GCGCAGCGTCCTGGAGAACCTCACGGAGATCGCGAGGCTGGCCAGCGACTTCTATGCGGAGAGCTTCCCGATCGCGGCCTCCTTGTACGCGGAGACGCAACTGAAGCGGCGCCACGAGGACTCCATGCGCGAGATGGGCACGGGCCCCCACATGCCCATCGAGGCCCTGGACGCCTACCTGCGGGCCGAGCGGGACGCCGGCCGGATCGCTCCCGACGCCGACACGTTCGCGGCCGCCTCACTCCTCATGGGCGCCTGCGCGCAGCGGGCCTTCGCCTACGACGCCACGGTCGGCAAGCGCCCCCCGCAGCCCGTCGAGGAGTTCGCCGCCGCCCTCGCCCGCACCCTGCTCAGGGGCATCACCGGCGGCTGAGAACCGTCAGCCCGCCAGCCACTCGTCCACCCCGGCCAGCATCTTCCGCTGTACGTCGACGGGCGCGGCCGAGCCGCGGACCGACTGCCGGGCGAGCTCCGCGAGCTCCGCGTCCGTGAAGTCGTGGTGGTCGCGCGCGATGTCGTACTGGGCGGCGAGCCGCGACCCGAAGAGCAGCGGGTCGTCGGCGCCGAGGGCTATCGGCACCCCGGCCTCGAACAGCGTGCGCAGGGGGACGTCCTCCGGCTTTTCGTAGACCCCCAGGGCGACGTTGGACGCCGGGCACACCTCACACGTGACGCCCCGGTCCGCGAGGCGCTTCAGGAGCCGCGGATCCTCGGCGGCCCGCACCCCGTGCCCGATGCGCGCCGCGTCGAGGTCGTCCAGGCAGTCCCGCACCGACGAGGGGCCGGTCAGTTCACCGCCGTGCGGCGCCGCGAGCAGACCGCCGTCGCGCGCGATGGCGAAGGCGCGGTCGAAGTCCCGCGCCATGCCGCGCCGCTCGTCGTTGGAGAGCCCGAAGCCCACGATGCCCCGGTCCGCGTACCGCACCGCGAGCCGCGCCAGCGTGCGGGCGTCCAGCGGGTGCTTCATGCGGTTCGCGGCGACCAGGACGCGCATCCCGAGGCCGGTCTCCCGCGAGGCGCTCTCGACGGCGTCCAGGATGATCTCAAGGGCCGGGATCAGGCCGCCGAGCCGCGGCGCGTAGGACGTCGGGTCGACCTGGATCTCCAGCCACCCCGACCCGTCGCGCAGATCCTCCTCGGCGGCCTCGCGCACCAGGCGCTGGATGTCCTCCGGCTCGCGCAGACAGGAGCGCGCGGCGTCGTAGAGCCGCTGGAAGCGGAACCAGCCGCGCTCGTCCGTGGCGCGCAGCTTCGGCGGCTCGGCACCGGTCAGCGCCTCCGGCAGACGCACTCCGTACTTGTCGGCGAGCTCAAGCAGGGTGGCGGGCCGCATCGACCCGGTGAAGTGCAGGTGGAGATGGGCCTTCGGCAGTTCTCGTACGTCCCGTACACGCTCGTCTCGTACACGCTCCATTCGAGGATCTTGCCGTATGCACCTGGTGTCCCGGTAGCTGCTTTCCCCCTTCGGGTCCCCGTCCGAACGAAGAAACGGGCCGTCTCTCCGAAGGAGAGACGGCCCGCACGTGCCGGTGCAGGTCCTAGTCGCGGGCCTCGGCGAGCAGCTTCTGGATCCGCGAGACACCCTCGACGAGGTCCTCGTCGCCGAGCGCGTACGAGAGGCGGAGGTAGCCCGGCGTCCCGAAGGCCTCGCCGGGAACGACCGCGACCTCGGCCTCCTCCAGGATGAGCGCGGCCAGCTCGACGGAGTCCTGCGGGCGCTTGCCGCGGATCTCCTTGCCGAGGAGGCCCTTCACCGAGGGGTACGCGTAGAAGGCGCCCTCGGGCTCGGGGCAGACCACGCCCGCGATGTCGTTGAGCATCCGCACGATGGTCCGGCGGCGCCGGTCGAAGGCCTCGCGCATCTTCTCGACGGCGACCAGGTCACCGGAGACGGCCGCGAGCGCGGCGGCCTGCGCGACGTTGGAGACGTTGGACGTGGCGTGCGACTGCAGGTTCGTCGCGGCCTTCACGATGTCCTTCGGGCCGATGATCCAGCCCACCCGCCAGCCGGTCATCGCGTACGTCTTGGCGACACCGTTGACCACGATGCACTTGTCGCGCAGCTCGGGAAGGATGGCGGGGAGCGAGGTGAACTTCGCGTCTCCGTAGACGAGGTGTTCGTAGATCTCGTCCGTCATGACCCACAGGCCGTGCTCGACGGCCCAGCGGCCGATCGCCTCGGCGTCGGCCTCGCTGTAGACGGCGCCCGTCGGGTTCGACGGCGACACGAAGAGGACGAGCTTCGTGCGCTCCGTGCGCGCGGCCTCGAGCTGCTCGACCGAGACGCGGTAGCCGGTGGTCTCGTCGGCGACGACCGGGACCGGGACACCGCCCGCGAGACGGATCGACTCCGGGTAGGTGGTCCAGAACGGCGCGGGCACGATGACCTCGTCGCCCGGGTCGAGGACCGCGGCGAACGCTTCGTAGATGGCCTGCTTGCCGCCGTTGGTCACCAGGATCTGCGACGCGTCGACCTCGTAACCCGAGTCGCGGAGGGTCTTCGCGGCGATCGCCGCCTTGAGCTCGGGGAGGCCCCCGGCCGGCGTGTAGCGGTGGAACTTCGGGTTCTTGCAGGCCTCGACGGCCGCTTCGACGATGTAGTCCGGAGTCGGGAAGTCGGGCTCGCCCGCCCCGAAGCCGATCACCGGACGTCCCGCGGCCTTGAGGGCCTTGGCCTTGGCGTCGACAGCGAGGGTCGCGGACTCGGAGATCGCGCCGATGCGCGCGGACACCCGGCGCTCGGTCGGAGAAGTAGCAGCGCTCATGGCCCCATCGTTCCAGACCCGAAACGGCCCCGGTGCGCGGGTTTCCCAGACCGTCGCGGTCCTTTCTGTTCGACGGGGCGCCGCAGAGCACGTACACTCACTGCTCGTTGGCCCTCACCGGCCGCTCTCTCTCAGCGCACTCCGTGCACATGGGCGGATGCGGTAGGTTGGGGGAAACAAAGGGTCGTAGCTCAATTGGTAGAGCACTGGTCTCCAAAACCAGCGGTTGGGGGTTCAAGTCCCTCCGGCCCTGCTACACACTCCTTCGCCAGGATGTGTGCGCATGTACGTACTGCAATGCACCGCCGTGCGGCTCAACCGGGCGCGGCACGGCCACGACCCGGAATCAGGTGAGGACGAGTGACGGACGCCGTGGGCTCCATCGACAAGCCTGATGCCCAGGACGAGTCGACGGAATCCAAGAAGGCCCGCAAGGGCGGCAAGCGCGGCAAGAAGGGCCCCCTCGGCCGTCTCGCGCTCTTCTACCGTCAGATCATCGCGGAGCTCCGCAAGGTCGTCTGGCCGACTCGCAGCCAGCTCACGACCTACACCACAGTGGTGATTGTCTTCGTCGTCATCATGATCGGTCTCGTGACCGTGATTGACTATGGCTTCAGCCACGCTGTCAAGTACATCTTCGGCTGAGCCGAGAGCGAAGGGCGCCGTTCCCGGCGCCCCTTTCGCGCGTTCCACCCCTCTGTATCCAGGAAGAAGCAGCCACCGTGTCTGACCCGAACCTGAACGACGCCGTCGAGCCTCGCGAAGAGAGCGCGGAGTCCGTGGAGGACCAGCTCGACATCGTCGAGGCGGCGGACGCCGAGGACCCGGACCAGGCCGACGCTGCCGACGCCGCCGCGGGTGAGCCCGCCGAAGAGGCCGCCATCCACCTCGAGGGCGATGCCGAGGCCGTAGCGGAGTCCGAGGAGGACGAGACCGCCGCCGCCGACGTCGCCGACGAGGAGGACGCCGAGGCCGCCGCGGACGAGCCCGAGGAGGAGGCCGAGCCGGTCGACCCGATCGTGGCCCTCCGCGAGGAGCTCCGCACCCTGCCCGGCGAGTGGTACGTCATCCACACCTACGCCGGTTACGAGAACCGCGTGAAGACCAACCTCGAGCAGCGTGCCGTCTCGCTGAACGTCGAGGACTTCATCTTCCAGGCCGAGGTGCCGCAGGAAGAGGTCGCGCAGATCAAGAACGGCGAGCGCAAGACCATCCGTCAGAACAAGCTCCCCGGCTACGTGCTGGTGCGCATGGACCTGACGAACGAGTCCTGGGGCGTCGTCCGCAACACGCCGGGCGTCACCGGCTTCGTCGGCAACGCCTACGACCCGTACCCGCTGACCCTGGACGAGATCGTCAAGATGCTCGCCCCGGAGGCCGAGGAGAAGGCCGCCCGCGAGGCCGCGGAGGCCGAGGGCAAGCCGGCTCCGGCCCGCAAGGTCGAGGTCCAGGTGCTGGACTTCGAGGTGGGCGACTCGGTCACCGTCACCGACGGCCCGTTCGCGACGCTGCAGGCCACGATCAACGAGATCAACGCCGACTCGAAGAAGGTCAAGGGCCTCGTCGAGATCTTCGGCCGCGAGACCCCGGTCGAGCTCAGCTTCGACCAGATCCAGAAGAACTGACGTTCCCTGGAACACACGCCTCCGAACAGGTCAGACAGGCTGTCAAAGCCGGTCTGACCTGCTCGGTTTTTAGCCGCGCGACTATACCCGTTATCGTTGTGCGGTATGCCTCCATCCGGATGACCGGGTGGTCGGCTGAAAACTCTCACTAGGACCCGGAGAGAGCAATGCCTCCCAAGAAGAAGAAGGTCACGGGGCTGATCAAGCTCCAGATCCAGGCTGGTGCCGCCAACCCGGCCCCGCCGGTCGGTCCCGCGCTGGGCCAGCACGGCGTCAACATCATGGAGTTCTGCAAGGCCTACAACGCCGCGACCGAGTCGCAGCGTGGCTGGGTGATCCCGGTGGAGATCACGGTCTACGAAGACCGTTCCTTCACCTTCATCACCAAGACGCCGCCGGCCGCCAAGATGATCCTGAAGGCCGCTGGTGTCGAGAAGGGCTCCGGCGAGCCCCACAAGACCAAGGTCGCCAAGGTCACCGAGGCGCAGATCCGCGAGATCGCGCAGACCAAGATGGAAGACCTCAACGCCAACGACCTGGACGCCGCGTCGAAGATCATCGCCGGCACCGCCCGTTCCATGGGCATCACGGTCGAGGGCTGAGCCTCCTCCCCCCGTCTGACCTTTCTCAGTGGTAGGGCCAAGCGCTGGCCCGAACCACGACTCCATACCTGAACAAACCAGGAGCAGAAGTGAAGCGCAGCAAGACTCTCCGCGCTGCGGACGCCAAGATCGACCGGGAGAAGCTGTACGCCCCGCTCGAGGCCGTCCGTCTCGCCAAGGAGACCTCCTCGACCAAGTTCGACGGCACCGTCGAGGTCGCCATGCGTCTGGGTGTCGACCCGCGCAAGGCCGACCAGATGGTCCGCGGCACCGTGAACCTCCCGCACGGCACCGGCAAGACCGCCCGGGTCCTGGTCTTCGCGACCGGTGACCGTGCTGCGGCCGCGGAAGCCGCTGGGGCCGACATCGTCGGCGCCGACGAGCTCATCGACGAGGTCGCGAAGGGCCGCCTGGACTTCGACGCCGTCGTCGCCACCCCGGACCTCATGGGCAAGGTCGGCCGCCTCGGCCGCGTGCTCGGTCCGCGTGGTCTGATGCCGAACCCGAAGACCGGCACCGTGACCCCCGATGTCGTGAAGGCTGTCAACGACATCAAGGGCGGCAAGATCGAGTTCCGCGTCGACAAGCACTCGAACCTGCACTTCATCATCGGCAAGGTGTCCTTCGACGACACCAAGCTGGTGGAGAACTACGCCGCGGCCCTGGAGGAGATCCTCCGTCTGAAGCCGTCGGCCGCCAAGGGTCGCTACATCAAGAAGGCCGCCATCACCACCACGATGGGCCCCGGCATTCCGCTGGACTCGAACCGCACCCGCAACCTCCTCACCGAGGAGGACCCGGCCGCCGTCTGAATCTGACGGCAGCCGCGTCGCGTACGCGTTCTGTGGACGGGCCCCGCAACCTTTCGAGGTGCGGGGCCCGTCCTGTTTGTGTACGGGCCTTTCGGATACGTGTGTCAGTGGGCTGCGCTAGCGTGCAGGCTCCATGAATGCCAAGGGGTGGGACAACATGAACAGCACGACCATGCGCCGTGCCGGTCTCTCGATCGCGGTGGTCGCCGCGCTGACCGGCCTCACGGCCTGCGGTTCGGGTGACTCCTCCGACAAGGCGGACGGCGGCGAGGAC
This window encodes:
- a CDS encoding TetR/AcrR family transcriptional regulator; its protein translation is MQQKPTRARILDAAHELMFTRGLARATTKEIAKAAGCSEAALYKHFASKEELFVSVLKERLPRLNPLLSELVEKPGERSVLENLTEIARLASDFYAESFPIAASLYAETQLKRRHEDSMREMGTGPHMPIEALDAYLRAERDAGRIAPDADTFAAASLLMGACAQRAFAYDATVGKRPPQPVEEFAAALARTLLRGITGG
- a CDS encoding adenosine deaminase, with the protein product MERVRDERVRDVRELPKAHLHLHFTGSMRPATLLELADKYGVRLPEALTGAEPPKLRATDERGWFRFQRLYDAARSCLREPEDIQRLVREAAEEDLRDGSGWLEIQVDPTSYAPRLGGLIPALEIILDAVESASRETGLGMRVLVAANRMKHPLDARTLARLAVRYADRGIVGFGLSNDERRGMARDFDRAFAIARDGGLLAAPHGGELTGPSSVRDCLDDLDAARIGHGVRAAEDPRLLKRLADRGVTCEVCPASNVALGVYEKPEDVPLRTLFEAGVPIALGADDPLLFGSRLAAQYDIARDHHDFTDAELAELARQSVRGSAAPVDVQRKMLAGVDEWLAG
- a CDS encoding pyridoxal phosphate-dependent aminotransferase; protein product: MSAATSPTERRVSARIGAISESATLAVDAKAKALKAAGRPVIGFGAGEPDFPTPDYIVEAAVEACKNPKFHRYTPAGGLPELKAAIAAKTLRDSGYEVDASQILVTNGGKQAIYEAFAAVLDPGDEVIVPAPFWTTYPESIRLAGGVPVPVVADETTGYRVSVEQLEAARTERTKLVLFVSPSNPTGAVYSEADAEAIGRWAVEHGLWVMTDEIYEHLVYGDAKFTSLPAILPELRDKCIVVNGVAKTYAMTGWRVGWIIGPKDIVKAATNLQSHATSNVSNVAQAAALAAVSGDLVAVEKMREAFDRRRRTIVRMLNDIAGVVCPEPEGAFYAYPSVKGLLGKEIRGKRPQDSVELAALILEEAEVAVVPGEAFGTPGYLRLSYALGDEDLVEGVSRIQKLLAEARD
- the secE gene encoding preprotein translocase subunit SecE; the protein is MTDAVGSIDKPDAQDESTESKKARKGGKRGKKGPLGRLALFYRQIIAELRKVVWPTRSQLTTYTTVVIVFVVIMIGLVTVIDYGFSHAVKYIFG
- the nusG gene encoding transcription termination/antitermination protein NusG, translating into MSDPNLNDAVEPREESAESVEDQLDIVEAADAEDPDQADAADAAAGEPAEEAAIHLEGDAEAVAESEEDETAAADVADEEDAEAAADEPEEEAEPVDPIVALREELRTLPGEWYVIHTYAGYENRVKTNLEQRAVSLNVEDFIFQAEVPQEEVAQIKNGERKTIRQNKLPGYVLVRMDLTNESWGVVRNTPGVTGFVGNAYDPYPLTLDEIVKMLAPEAEEKAAREAAEAEGKPAPARKVEVQVLDFEVGDSVTVTDGPFATLQATINEINADSKKVKGLVEIFGRETPVELSFDQIQKN
- the rplK gene encoding 50S ribosomal protein L11 produces the protein MPPKKKKVTGLIKLQIQAGAANPAPPVGPALGQHGVNIMEFCKAYNAATESQRGWVIPVEITVYEDRSFTFITKTPPAAKMILKAAGVEKGSGEPHKTKVAKVTEAQIREIAQTKMEDLNANDLDAASKIIAGTARSMGITVEG
- the rplA gene encoding 50S ribosomal protein L1, giving the protein MKRSKTLRAADAKIDREKLYAPLEAVRLAKETSSTKFDGTVEVAMRLGVDPRKADQMVRGTVNLPHGTGKTARVLVFATGDRAAAAEAAGADIVGADELIDEVAKGRLDFDAVVATPDLMGKVGRLGRVLGPRGLMPNPKTGTVTPDVVKAVNDIKGGKIEFRVDKHSNLHFIIGKVSFDDTKLVENYAAALEEILRLKPSAAKGRYIKKAAITTTMGPGIPLDSNRTRNLLTEEDPAAV